A stretch of DNA from Thalassospiraceae bacterium LMO-SO8:
ATCCGCCTGCACCAGCAGGGCATAGAGGATGACCAGTACCACCACGGCTTCGTAGGGCAGGGCGCCCAGGAAGCCGATCACGCAGGCCAGGCTTGCCGTCAGGCATTGCACGGCGGCGATGAAGCGGGGCCGGTCGAGGCGCTGGGCCAGCTCGTTCCCGGCGATGGAAGAAATCATGGCGGCCAGGGCCGTGAACATGGCGATGCGCGACGGTTCGGCCAGCCAACCGACCATGGGCTCGGCCTGCCGGGTCAGGGAAAACGCCAGGAAGGCGACCAGCCAGGCGCGGAAGGCCAACAATTCATAAGTATGGGCGGCGTAGCCGAGGACATAGCCCATGGCCGGGCGGTTGCGCAGCACGGGCCGGAAATCAAGCAGGCGCGTCGGCTCCGGCGCCTGCGTGGGGGCCAGGGGCGTCAGACAGACCAGGACCAGGACGAAGGCGGCCAGCGCCCCCGCGCCGCCGGCCAGGAACGCGGCCTGCCAGCCGAGCGCCTCGCCCAGCACGCCCGCCAGCAGATAGCTGACTGCCGTGCCCAATGACCAGCTCGAGGTATAGAAGGCGATGGCGCGGCCTTCGTTGCCGCCGGGATAGCGGTCGACCAGCACCCGTAGTCCCGGCATGTAGGTTGCGGCGAAGCCGAAGCCGGACAGCGCGCGGAGCAGCAGGGCGGACCAGAACCCTTCGGCCAGGAAGGCGAAACCCGCCGCCGCCAGGGCGATGAACAGGCATCCCGCCATGTAGAGCCGGCGCGCATCGACCCGGTCGGTCAGGGCCATGATGACCGGCACGGCCAGCACGTAGCCCGCATGATAGATGCCGAGCACCCAGCCCTGTTCGACCTTGGTCAAAAGCCATTCCGTCTCGAACGTGCGGATCAGGGTCGCGAACACGAAGACGTCGACCAGGGTCGCGACCTGGGCCAGGCACATGAGAACGGTGATCAGGACGGGACCGGGCGTGCGGAACATGCCGAAAGACTACCTTGATCTGAGCGCGCCGTCGCGCCCTCAGGATGGTCCTAGATCTGCAGGCTGATGACCCCGCCCGCGATGATGACCGCGGCTGTAAGGCGCAGAACCAGGCGGCCTTCCTTCAGGACGAAGCCCGCCAGCAGGGCGCCGAACAGGACGCTGGTTTCGCGCACGGCGGAAACGGGCGCCATGGGCGTGACGCTCATGGCCCAGATGACGATCCAATAGGCGCTCATGGACATGGCGGCGCCGGTCAGGCCCGGCCGCCAGTATTCCTTGGCGGTGGCCAGAAACTGCCGCCCGCGCCGCAGCAACACGAGCGGGGTGAACAGGCAGGCGTCGGTCACGAACATCCACAAGGCGTAGGCATGGGCGCTGCCGGCAAGCCGCCCGCCGATCCCATCGACGACCGTGTAGGACGCGATGAACACCGCCGTGCCCACGGCGAAGGCCAGGCCCAATAACGGAAGGTCGCGCCAGCCGTTGGCGAAGGTCAGGCCGGAAATGGCGATGGCGATGGCGATGATGGCGGCCAATTGCGCCGGACTCAGGCTTTCCCCGGCGAACATATAGGCGCCGAGCGCCACCAGGGCCGGCGCCATGCCGCGGGCGATGGGATAAACCACGCCCATGTCGCCGTGGACATAGGCGCGCACCAGGAACAGCTTGTAGCCGGCATGAAGGACGGCGGAGGCGATGATGTAAGGCCAGGCCTCCCAGTTGGGAAACGGAAAAAGCAGGAGCAGCGGCAGGGCGAGCAGGCCGTGCCCGGCGTCGATCACGCCCATCATCACCAGCTTGTCGCCGCGCATCTTGACCAGCAGGTTCCAGCCGGCGTGCAGCGCGGCGGCCAGAAGCACCAGCGCCAGAATCCAATTTTCCATGTTTCGATTGCCTTTGGGCGACGCCGGATCGAGGGCGACCGGCGCGTAAAGAAAATTATGTTCAGGCTCGGAAACATAACTTATTGTTTTCCAATGATTTAATGATAAGAATTAACCAAACATGTTAGTTTTATTTGTATTATGAACAAACTGCCTCCCCTGACCGCCCTGCGGGTGTTCGAGACCGTCGTGCGCAGCGGCAGCCTGACCGCGGCGGCGGCGGAGCTGTCCGTCACCCATAGCGCGGTGAGCCACCAGATTCGCCGGCTCGAAGACGACCTCGGCGTCGCCCTGCTGACCCGGCGCGGACGGGGCGTGACGCCGACGGCGGCGGGCGAACGCCTGGCGCGCGGCCTGGGTGAGGGGTTCCGCGAGATTGCCCGTGCGGTCGACACGGTGCGCCCGAGTGGCGCGAGCCATGAAATCACCGTGTCCTGCCTGGGCACCTTCCTGCTGCATTGGCTGATCCCCCGCATCTATCTGTTCAAGGCCGCCTGGCCGGGGGTGCAGTTGAAACTGGTCGAGGACGTGGGGCCGCTCGATGCCCCGGCGGTGCCCTATGACGTCGCGGTCCGGGTCGGCCGCGCCCCCTGGCCCAAGAACATCGACGTCACCGTGCTGGAACGGGAAACCGTGGGTCCCGTGCTGTCCCGTGGGCTTGCCGACAGTCTTGCCATCGGTGCGTCCCTGGACCTGCGCGACGCCCCCCTGGTGCACACCCGGACCCGGCCGGAAGCCTGGCAGGACTGGGCGGACGCTGCCGGCGCCGTGCTGCCCGACGGCGGCTCGGTCACCTGGTTCGATCACTACTACTTTCTGTTGGAAGGGGTGCGCGGCGGATTGGGCCTGGGCGTGGTGCCGGAACAGCTGATCCGCGGCGAACTGGCGCAGGGCCATATCGTGGCCCCCTTCGGGTTCCTGCCGTCCGGCAACGACTATGTCATGGCCACGGCGGCGGACGCGGCGGATCCCGCCGTGCTCGCCTTCAAGTCCTGGCTGTTGACGGAATTCCGGGTCGGCGGGGTGGCGCCCTGATCTAGATGTGGATCGCGCGCCCGGCGACGCCGAGTGCCGCTTCCTTGACCGATTCCGGCAGGCCCGGATGGCCGTGGCAGATGCGCGCGATGTCCTCGGCCGAACCGCCGAATTCCATCACGTTGACGACCTCTTGGATCAGGTCGCCGGCCTGGGGGCCGATGATGTGGCAGCCGAGAATCCTGTCCGTCGCCGCATCGGCCAGAATCTTCACGAAGCCGTCCGTGTCGTCGTTGCAGCGCGCGCGGGAGTTGGCGGTGAAGGGGAATTTCCCCTTGTTGTAGGCGATGCCCGCTTCCTTCAACTGTTCCTCGGTCTTGCCGACGGCGGCGATTTCCGGATGGGTGTAGACGATGCCCGGGATGGCGCCATAATCGATATGTCCGGTCTGCCCGGCCATGATCTCGGCGCAGACGACGCCTTCGTCCTCGGCCTTATGGGCCAGCATGGCGCCGCCGATCACGTCGCCGATGGCATAGATGCCTTCCACGTTGGTCTGATAGTCGGCATCGACGGGAATGAACCCGCGGTCCCCGACCTCGACCCCGGCTTCCTTCAGGCCCAGGCCTTCGGTGAACGGCCGGCGGCCGATGGCGACCAGCACCACGTCGACTTTAAGCGTTTCCGCCTTGCCGCCATCGCGCGGCTCCATGGTCAGGGTCACGCCGCCCGACGCGGCCTTGGCGCCCGTCACCTTGGTCTTCATCTTGAAGGTCAGGCCCTGCTTGCTCAGGATGCGCTGCGCATGCTTGGACACCTCGCCGTCCATGCCGGGCAGGGCGACGTCGAGGAATTCGACCACCGTGACGTCGGCACCCAGCCGCCGCCACACGCTGCCGAGCTCAAGCCCGATGACCCCGGCGCCGATCACGGCCATGGTCTTCGGCACCTTGGGCAGCGCCAGCGCGCCCGTGCTTGAGACGATCTGTTTCTCGTCGATGGTGACGCCGGGCAGGGGCGTGACCTCGGAGCCGGTCGCGATCAGGATGTTGGCGGTCTCAAGCACCTGCGCCTTGGCCTTGCCCTCAAGCGGCTTTACCGACACCTTGCCGACGGCGTCGATCTTGCCCCAGCCCTTGATGTAGTCGACCTTGTTCTTCTTCATCAGCATCTCGATGCCGCCGGTCAGGCCCTCGACCACCTTGTCCTTGCGCGCCAGCATGGTCTTCAGATTGACCTTCAGGCCCGAAACGTCGATTCCGTGGTGGGCGAATTCCTTGTCCGCCATCTCAAAGTGGTGGGACGACTGCAACATCGCCTTCGACGGGATACAGCCCACGTTCAGGCAGGTCCCGCCCAGGGCGCCGCGTCCTTCGACGACGGCCGTCTTCATGCCCAGCTGGGCCGCGCGGATGGCGGCGACATAGCCGGCGGGCCCGCCGCCGATGACCACCAGGTCGTAAGCGTCACTCATGATCTGATCGCTCCTGATCGTGTTTCGGGAGTCTCGTTGGTTAATGTAGCCCGCTGCGTCACACGTTCAACAGGATGCGCTGCGGGTCCTCGATGCATTGCTTGATGCGGACCAGGAAGCTGACCGCCTCGCGGCCGTCGACGATGCGGTGATCGTAGCTGAGGGCCAGGTGCATCATGGGCCGGATTTCGATCTCGTCGTTCACCACCATGGGGCGCTTCTGGATCGAATGCATGCCCAGGATCGCCGACTGCGGCACGTTGAGGATCGGCATGGAGTTGAGCGAGCCGAACACCCCGCCGTTGGAGATGGTGAAGGTGCCGCCGGTCATCTCGTCCATGCCCAGCTTGCCGTCGCGGGCCCGGCGGCCGAAGTCGGCGATGCCGCCCTCGATGTCGGCGAAGCCCATCTTGTCGGCTTCCTTGAGCACGGGCACGACCAGGCCCTGCGGCGTGCCGACGGCGACGCCGACGTTGTAGTAGTTCTTGTAGATGATCTCGTCGCCGTAGATTTCCGCGTTCACGGCGGGCCATTCCTTGAGTGCGATGCAGGCGGCGCGCACGAAGAACGACATGAAGCCCATGCGGGCCCCGTGCTTTTTCTCGAACACTTCCTTGTATTCGGCGCGCAGCGCCATGACGTTGCCCATGTCGACCTCGTTCCAGGTCGTCAGCATGGCCGCCGTGTTCTGCGCCTCCTTCAGGCGCCGGGCGATGACCTGACGCAATTTGGACATCTTGACCCGTTCCTCGCGGTCGTTGGGGGCGCGGGGCGGGCGGGGGGCGAACATGTTTTCCGTGGTCAGCGCGGGGGCCGGTCCGACGGCACGGGGCGCTGCGGCGGGGGCTGGTGCCGCCTGACGCTTGGCGGAGCCGTTGGCGATGGCCTGCTGCACGTCGCCCTTGGTGATGCGGCCGTCGGGGCCGGTGCCGGCGATGCGGGCGGGGTCCAGGTCGTTGTCATCCACCATCTTGCGCACGGCGGGGGACAGCGGCGGACGGCTGCCGGACGCGGCGGGCGCCGGCGCAGGTGCGGCGGCGGGTGCCGGGGCGGCGGCCGGTTTGGCGGCCGGTGCGGGGGCTGCGGCGGGGGCCGGGGTGGCGGCGGGAGAGGTGGCGGCGCCTGCGGCGCCCGCTTCGATGGTGCCGATCTTCACGCCGGGGCCGACTTCAGCGCCGGCCTGGGCGTCGATGGAGGCCAGACGCCCGGCGGCGGGGGCGTTGACCTCGATGGTCACCTTGTCGGTTTCGACCTCGACCAGGACCTCGTCGGCGGCGACCGTGTCGCCGACCTGTTTGGCCCAGGTGCCGAGGGTGCCCGTGGACACGCTTTCGCCCATGGTCGGGGTGACGATGTCGACCGTCTTGCCGCCGCCCGATT
This window harbors:
- the odhB gene encoding 2-oxoglutarate dehydrogenase complex dihydrolipoyllysine-residue succinyltransferase, which gives rise to MTVEVNVPTLGESVTEATVGKWTKSPGDAVAMDEALVELETDKVTIEVNAPAAGTLGAIAAQEGETVAVGALLATIQEGAAPAKAEAKPAAAPAAAPAAAKSGGGKTVDIVTPTMGESVSTGTLGTWAKQVGDTVAADEVLVEVETDKVTIEVNAPAAGRLASIDAQAGAEVGPGVKIGTIEAGAAGAATSPAATPAPAAAPAPAAKPAAAPAPAAAPAPAPAASGSRPPLSPAVRKMVDDNDLDPARIAGTGPDGRITKGDVQQAIANGSAKRQAAPAPAAAPRAVGPAPALTTENMFAPRPPRAPNDREERVKMSKLRQVIARRLKEAQNTAAMLTTWNEVDMGNVMALRAEYKEVFEKKHGARMGFMSFFVRAACIALKEWPAVNAEIYGDEIIYKNYYNVGVAVGTPQGLVVPVLKEADKMGFADIEGGIADFGRRARDGKLGMDEMTGGTFTISNGGVFGSLNSMPILNVPQSAILGMHSIQKRPMVVNDEIEIRPMMHLALSYDHRIVDGREAVSFLVRIKQCIEDPQRILLNV
- the lpdA gene encoding dihydrolipoyl dehydrogenase, with the translated sequence MSDAYDLVVIGGGPAGYVAAIRAAQLGMKTAVVEGRGALGGTCLNVGCIPSKAMLQSSHHFEMADKEFAHHGIDVSGLKVNLKTMLARKDKVVEGLTGGIEMLMKKNKVDYIKGWGKIDAVGKVSVKPLEGKAKAQVLETANILIATGSEVTPLPGVTIDEKQIVSSTGALALPKVPKTMAVIGAGVIGLELGSVWRRLGADVTVVEFLDVALPGMDGEVSKHAQRILSKQGLTFKMKTKVTGAKAASGGVTLTMEPRDGGKAETLKVDVVLVAIGRRPFTEGLGLKEAGVEVGDRGFIPVDADYQTNVEGIYAIGDVIGGAMLAHKAEDEGVVCAEIMAGQTGHIDYGAIPGIVYTHPEIAAVGKTEEQLKEAGIAYNKGKFPFTANSRARCNDDTDGFVKILADAATDRILGCHIIGPQAGDLIQEVVNVMEFGGSAEDIARICHGHPGLPESVKEAALGVAGRAIHI
- a CDS encoding EamA family transporter, yielding MENWILALVLLAAALHAGWNLLVKMRGDKLVMMGVIDAGHGLLALPLLLLFPFPNWEAWPYIIASAVLHAGYKLFLVRAYVHGDMGVVYPIARGMAPALVALGAYMFAGESLSPAQLAAIIAIAIAISGLTFANGWRDLPLLGLAFAVGTAVFIASYTVVDGIGGRLAGSAHAYALWMFVTDACLFTPLVLLRRGRQFLATAKEYWRPGLTGAAMSMSAYWIVIWAMSVTPMAPVSAVRETSVLFGALLAGFVLKEGRLVLRLTAAVIIAGGVISLQI
- a CDS encoding MFS transporter; this encodes MFRTPGPVLITVLMCLAQVATLVDVFVFATLIRTFETEWLLTKVEQGWVLGIYHAGYVLAVPVIMALTDRVDARRLYMAGCLFIALAAAGFAFLAEGFWSALLLRALSGFGFAATYMPGLRVLVDRYPGGNEGRAIAFYTSSWSLGTAVSYLLAGVLGEALGWQAAFLAGGAGALAAFVLVLVCLTPLAPTQAPEPTRLLDFRPVLRNRPAMGYVLGYAAHTYELLAFRAWLVAFLAFSLTRQAEPMVGWLAEPSRIAMFTALAAMISSIAGNELAQRLDRPRFIAAVQCLTASLACVIGFLGALPYEAVVVLVILYALLVQADSASLTAGVVGAAEDGRRGATLAVYNLVGWTCGFAGPVLVGAVLGAAGTESTTGWGMAFMVMGGVTFLGAAAVRILAGTPRAA
- a CDS encoding LysR substrate-binding domain-containing protein; amino-acid sequence: MNKLPPLTALRVFETVVRSGSLTAAAAELSVTHSAVSHQIRRLEDDLGVALLTRRGRGVTPTAAGERLARGLGEGFREIARAVDTVRPSGASHEITVSCLGTFLLHWLIPRIYLFKAAWPGVQLKLVEDVGPLDAPAVPYDVAVRVGRAPWPKNIDVTVLERETVGPVLSRGLADSLAIGASLDLRDAPLVHTRTRPEAWQDWADAAGAVLPDGGSVTWFDHYYFLLEGVRGGLGLGVVPEQLIRGELAQGHIVAPFGFLPSGNDYVMATAADAADPAVLAFKSWLLTEFRVGGVAP